In Gossypium arboreum isolate Shixiya-1 chromosome 5, ASM2569848v2, whole genome shotgun sequence, a single genomic region encodes these proteins:
- the LOC108452188 gene encoding protein phosphatase 1 regulatory subunit INH3-like, protein MATIRASPSTSSATTTLTIDNKSAASSSSSQPQEALVLELRPRKKRVTWKEGTVDNEFMNKKSSKICCIYHKEKPFDEDDSDDDCNDHHHHPSHGNDFSNDGRRLNPSNST, encoded by the coding sequence ATGGCAACAATCAGGGCATCACCGTCGACCTCCTCCGCCACCACCACCCTTACCATCGACAACAAATCGGCTGCCTCATCCTCCTCGTCGCAACCTCAAGAAGCCCTCGTCCTCGAACTTCGCCCTAGGAAAAAGAGAGTTACCTGGAAAGAAGGAACCGTTGACAACGAATTCATGAACAAGAAGAGCTCCAAGATCTGCTGCATTTACCACAAAGAAAAGCCCTTCGATGAAGACGACAGTGATGATGATTGCAATGATCATCATCACCATCCATCCCACGGCAACGATTTCTCCAACGATGGCCGCAGGCTCAACCCTAGCAATAGCacctaa